A region of Lagenorhynchus albirostris chromosome 20, mLagAlb1.1, whole genome shotgun sequence DNA encodes the following proteins:
- the RHBDF2 gene encoding inactive rhomboid protein 2, producing the protein MASADKNGESVSSVSSSRLQSRKPPNLSIAIPPPGTPDPSEQASMLPQRPRNPAFLKSVSLQEPRARWQEGSSEKRPGFRRQASLSQSIRRGTAQWFGVSSDWELKHQHWQRRSLRHCSARYGRLKPSCQRDLELPSQEVPSFQGAESPRPCKMPKIVDPLARGRAFRHPDEVDRPHAPHPPLTPGVLSLTSFTSVRSGGYSHLPHRKRISVAHMSFQAATAFLKGRSVMDAAGQRCWVVKRSFAYPSFLEEDAVDGAETFYSSFFSKEEMSSVPDDVFESPPLSASYFRGIPRSASPVSPEEMQIPLKESDRAPVPAAKRGKRIASKVKHFAFDRKKRHYGLGVVGNWLNRSYRRSISSTVQRQLESFDSHRPYFTYWLTFVHVIITLLVICTYGIAPVGFAQHVTTQLVLRNRGVYESMKYIQQENFWIGPSSIDLIHLGAKFSPCIRKDQQIEQLVLRERDLERDSGCCVQNDHSGCIQTLQQDCSETLATFVKWQDDTGPPMDKSALGQKRTSGAVCNQDPRTCEEPASSGAHIWPDDITKWPICTEQAKSNRSGFPHMDCQIRGRPCCIGTKGSCEVTTREYCEFVHGYFHEEATLCSQVHCLDKVCGLLPFLNPEVPDQFYRLWLSLFLHAGVVHCLVSVIFQMTILRDLEKLAGWHRIAIIFILSGITGNLASAIFLPYRAEVGPAGSQFGLLACLFVELFQSWQLLERPWKAFLNLSAIVLFLFICGLLPWIDNIAHIFGFLSGLLLAFAFLPYITFGTSDKYRKRALILVSLLVFAGLFASLVIWLYVYPIHWPWIEYLTCFPFTSHFCEKYELDQVLH; encoded by the exons ATGGCCTCCGCTGACAAGAATGGCGAGAGCGTCTCCTCGGTGTCCAGTAGCCGCCTGCAGAGCCGGAAGCCACCCAACCTATCCATCGCCATCCCTCCGCCCGGGACCCCGGACCCCAGCGAGCAGGCCAGCATGCTGCCCCAG AGGCCCAGGAACCCAGCCTTCCTGAAGAGCGTCAGCCTCCAGGAGCCGAGGGCACGATGGCAGGAGGGCAGCTCGGAGAAGCGCCCTGGCTTCCGCCGACAGGCCTCCCTGTCCCAGAGCATCCGCAG GGGCACGGCCCAGTGGTTCGGGGTCAGCAGCGACTGGGAGCTGAAGCACCAGCACTGGCAGCGCAGGAGCCTGCGCCACTGCAGCGCCCGCTACGGCCGGCTCAAGCCCTCGTGCCAGCGGGACCTGGAGCTCCCCAGCCAAGAGGTGCCCTCCTTCCAGGGCGCCGAGTCTCCAAGACCCTGCAAGATGCCCAAG ATTGTGGATCCCCTGGCCCGAGGACGGGCGTTCCGCCACCCGGACGAGGTGGACCGGCCCCACGCCCCGCACCCACCCCTGACCCCTGGGGTCctgtccctcacctccttcaccaGCGTCCGCTCCGGCGGCTATTCCCACCTGCCCCACCGCAAGAGGATCTCTGTGGCCCACATGAGCTTTCAAGCTGCCACGGCCTTCCTCAAG GGGCGCTCGGTAATGGATGCCGCAGGGCAGCGGTGCTGGGTGGTCAAGCGCAGCTTTGCCTACcccagcttcctggaggaggatgCGGTCGATGGAGCAGAGACATTCTACTCCTCATTTTTTAGTAAG gaAGAAATGAGCTCCGTGCCTGACGATGTGTTTGAGTCGCCCCCACTCTCTGCCAGCTACTTCCGGGGCATCCCACGCTCGGCCTCCCCGGTCTCCCCCGAAGAGATGCAGATCCCTCT GAAGGAGTCTGACCGAGCCCCGGTGCCCGCGGCCAAACGTGGCAAGCGTATCGCATCCAAGGTGAAGCACTTTGCCTTCGACCGGAAGAAGCGGCACTACGGCCTGGGTGTTGTGGGCAACTGGCTGAACCGCAGCTACCGCCGCAGCATCAGTAGCACCGTGCAGCGCCAGCTGGAGAGCTTCGACAGCCACCG GCCCTACTTCACCTACTGGCTGACCTTCGTCCACGTCATCATCACACTGCTGGTGATTTGCACGTACGGCATCGCGCCGGTGGGCTTCGCCCAGCACGTCACCACCCAGCTG GTACTCAGGAACAGAGGTGTGTACGAGAGCATGAAGTACATCCAGCAGGAGAACTTCTGGATTGGCCCCAGCTCG ATTGACTTGATCCATCTGGGAGCCAAGTTCTCACCCTGCATCCGGAAGGACCAGCAGATCGAGCAGCTGGTGCTGCGGGAGCGAGACCTGGAGCGGGACTCGGGCTGCTGTGTCCAGAATGACCACTCGGGCTGCATCCAGACGCTGCAGCAGGACTGCTCG GAGACTTTGGCTACTTTTGTCAAGTGGCAGGATGATACGGGGCCCCCCATGGACAAGTCCGCGCTGGGCCAAAAGCGGACATCGGGGGCTGTGTGCAACCAGGACCCCAG AACCTGCGAGGAGCCAGCCTCCAGTGGTGCCCACATCTGGCCCGATGACATCACCAAGTGGCCG ATCTGCACGGAGCAGGCCAAGAGTAACCGCTCGGGCTTCCCGCACATGGACTGCCAGATTCGGGGCCGCCCCTGCTGCATCGGCACCAAGGGCAG CTGTGAGGTCACCACTCGGGAATACTGCGAGTTCGTGCACGGCTATTTCCACGAAGAGGCCACGCTCTGCTCCCAG GTGCACTGCTTGGACAAGGTGTGTGGGCTGCTGCCCTTCCTCAATCCTGAGGTCCCAGATCAGTTCTACAGGCTCTGGCTGTCTCTGTTCCTCCACGCTGG CGTGGTGCACTGCCTCGTGTCTGTGATCTTCCAAATGACCATCCTACGGGACCTGGAGAAGCTGGCCGGCTGGCACCGCATCGCCATCATCTTCATTCTCAGCGGCATCACCGGCAACCTTGCCAGTGCCATCTTCCTCCCGTACCGCGCGGAG GTGGGCCCGGCAGGGTCGCAGTTCGGCCTCCTGGCCTGCCTCTTCGTGGAGCTCTTCCAGAGCTGGCAGCTGCTGGAGCGGCCCTGGAAGGCCTTCCTGAACCTGTCGGCCATCgtgctcttcctgttcatctgcGGCCTCCTGCCCTGGATCGACAACATCGCCCACATCTTTGGCTTCCTCAGCGGCCTGCTGCTGGCCTTCGCCTTCCTGCCCTACATCACCTTCGGCACGAGCGACAAGTACCGCAAGCGCGCCCTCATCCTCGTGTCGCTGCTGGTCTTCGCCGGCCTCTTCGCCTCGCTGGTCATCTGGCTCTACGTCTACCCCATCCACTGGCCCTGGATCGAGTACCTCACCTGCTTCCCCTTCACCAGCCACTTCTGCGAGAAGTACGAGCTGGACCAGGTGCTGCACTGA
- the AANAT gene encoding LOW QUALITY PROTEIN: serotonin N-acetyltransferase (The sequence of the model RefSeq protein was modified relative to this genomic sequence to represent the inferred CDS: inserted 2 bases in 2 codons; substituted 1 base at 1 genomic stop codon) has product MWGEKVEEGGQGDVQDVGLCAEGPSSSQRPLLKLEPPRVAAAARRSTQSIHYLKPVALRLPPGIPESPSHQRRHTLPTEFCCLTPEDDPACISVSGICPLNLDQVRHFLALCPELSLDWFVEGCLVAFIVGPLWAEDRHSGSQESLTPHRPGGRTAHLHVLAVHRXLRRQGKGSILLRRHLHHLGGHPGVHLAVLTCEDRLVPFYQRSGFHPVGPCAVGSLAFXEMXRSLRGHASPHRHTDC; this is encoded by the exons ATGTGGggagagaaggtggaggagggagggcagggcgaCGTGCAGGACGTGGGGCTTT GTGCAGAGGGGCCCTCCTCATCACAGAGGCCACTTCTGAAGCTGGAGCCCCCCAGGGTAGCAGCAGCGGCCAGAAGGTCCACTCAGAGCATCCACTACCTGAAGCCTGTGGCTCTGCGCCTGCCACCTGGGATCCCAGAGTCCCCAAGTCACCAGCGGCGCCACACACTCCCCACCGAGTTTTGCTGCCTCACCCCAGAGGATGATCCTG CCTGCATCTCTGTCTCAGGCATCTGCCCCCTGAACCTGGACCAGGTCCGGCACTTCCTGGCCCTGTGTCCTGAGCTGTCCCTGGACTGGTTCGTGGAGGGCTGCCTCGTGGCCTTCATCGTCGGCCCCCTGTGGGCTGAGGACAGACACTCTg GCAGCCAG GAGTCGCTGACACCGCACAGGCCCGGGGGCCGCACGGCCCACCTGCACGTGCTGGCCGTGCACC CCCTCCGGAGGCAGGGCAAGGGCTCCATCCTGCTCCGGCGCCACCTGCACCACCTGGGCGGCCATCCGGGCGTGCACCTGGCTGTGCTCACGTGCGAGGACAGGCTGGTGCCCTTCTACCAGAGGTCCGGCTTCCACCCTGTGGGCCCGTGTGCCGTGGGCTCACTCGCCT GGGAGATGTAGCGCTCCCTGCGGGGCCACGCCTCCCCACACAGGCACACCGACTGCTGA